The Mangifera indica cultivar Alphonso chromosome 12, CATAS_Mindica_2.1, whole genome shotgun sequence DNA window TGATCGATTGCAAACTCCACCTGATAGGCTTCAAAGCATACAGCTTGATGCATACATTGCTAGGAAAGAGCTCTTCAAGGCAGAATCGAAGTACTGGAGTGAGATAATTTCAGGCCATGTCTCTGGTTTAAAGTGgaacaaaatgaaatttagaAATGTAATGGATATGAGAGCTGGCTTTGGAGGGTATTCTATTTATCTCATCATTTATTGCTTTAGATTAATATTTCTTCCaacttctcttttttatttgtctGTTTTGGCAGATTTGCAGCAGCTTTAATTGAGCAAAAACTTGATGCCTGGGTTATGAATGTGGTTCCAGTTAGCGGTTTCAATACCTTACCTGTTATATACGACCGCGGACTACTAGGAGTTATGCATGATTGGTACTATTCCCGCTAAACAAATAAACTAACTGGTTGGATTATTTATTGAAGATCATTAAACAATATGCTGCCATTTCTTGTATGCCCCAAAACATTTTACTTTGTGTGTTTCTTAAATGAACTTTACCCATGTTTTGGTAAGTTGCATGCCTGGTAtctgatttataattattaatgtcATACACTGATATTCTTATATTCAAATATCGTGAAAAAATTTTTGAGTTCATACACAAATTTTACTATCCATTTCAGGTGTGAACCATTTGATACATATCCAAGAACCTACGACTTACTGCATGCATCTGGGCTTTTCTCTGTTGAAAGAAAACGGTGGGTACTTCTTTCTATCTCTCTCTCTGGTGTGGTAACAATGTTTTTGCACTTTAATATTCCCTTTATACTGCTGTTTGATCCACAGAGGAGATTTACCTGTAATCATTTGAACCCATGGGGTTTGGGCATTATTGGGTTAAAggaataatttgaaatattcGAAGTTGTGCAAGTAATACAAGACAACGATATCATCctgataaattaatttgtttggtAATTTGACATATCTAGAGTAATATTGCTTAAAGTACCATATCTTTGGCAAATCTTTTTGTGTAATCTGGGAATTATAGACTGGGTTTTGTGAGGAGGTTATTTTTCTTATCTGTGTTATAACCATGAATCAGATGTAATATGTCTACCATCATGATTGAGATGGATCGAATGCTCAGACCTGGTGGACATGCATACATCCGTGACTCTATTGATGTTATGGATGAACTTGAAGAGATTGCAAATGCTATGGGCTGGCATGTGACCATGCGAGAGACATCTGAGGGCCCTCATGCAAGTTATAGGGTGTTGACAGGTGATAAACGCCTTCTGCATGGTTAAAGAATGAGAGTATAAATCCAGGCTGAGTTCGTAAGTAGGTGAAATCTGTAAGATTGAGAAGAGATTGACAACAATGGACAGCTTCCCTTTCATCAAATTCTTATAGATAAATGGAGCGCAGTTGctcatcaaaattttattgCCAAAGAGAGAGATTTGTTTCATCGACTACTGGGTGTCTCGTTAAATTACTAGATCTTGCTCATGACTGTGATTTGGTAGGTATTGACTTAGATATTAGATTTGTAGGAgccatatataaaataatccaAAGCCTTTATGTAATTTACCTCCAAAACTCAAAATAGTACATTTCAGTGTTTTTTAAATGGATGATTctgtaattttattctttttaccTGAATTCAGGAAATTAAAATGCATACAGAGCACTAGCTAATCTGCTAATGTATCTGTAACTTGGATAATGAGTTCTCTCTTTTTGAAGAgctatttctttatatttaatggATGGATTGTTGTTTTAAGATGAATATTTTGTGAGGAAGAAGATAGGCCGGCAACCAGATGAATCAGGGTCATAACTCTAATTCATTTTCCGTGAAGTCAGAGAGTTTGAGGATGGTAATGTTTATGGTCATAAGTCACAGATGTCTACAAATCAAAATCAGTACAACTAGTTTAAGTCAGAagacaaggaaaagaaaatgtccTAATAAGACGGTTTTTATCTAATCTTTGTTTCCATCCCTATAGGAAAGCCTTTTCCTGCCTCCGTCCAGGCCCATCCTTGATGCAAGATGGAGAATCCTTCTTGTCTCCctacataaaaaatttgtctCTCCTTCACCTTTTTATTCTTACACGGAAAATTcctctcattttaaaaaaaaaaattataaaatatttgttaaaagatATATAAAGATTTGAAATGTTTGGACATATATCTTTATTCTTACCCTGACTAAGGGTATTACTTTTTCCCTACCCTATCCCCATTACATGGACGGGTATTGTTAATTTTCTCCGTCCCCATATGTTGTTAGGTATTTTCTCTTGCACGATAGAACAATCACGATTCTCCGATCAGGGTGCTGATTAAGGCAGCTCTATCCGTGGATGTGACTCAATTGAAGCTGGCCACTTATTGACTTATATAGTAATGGATTAGAACATTTGTGTATTTTCTGATAATTTTTAGATCGCTTTTCTGTCAACCTAATACTTATCAAAGAGCTTCTATAAAAGGCATCTGGCTGGTTCAATATTGTAAAGAATTTTACGATGGCTACAAAAATGAGGGTTTTGGATTCTAGTGACAAAAACACAAAAGCAAGCCTGCATTAAACTGAACCCATATACACACCTATAACGTTACTAATTTAGCTTTATCAAGGATTACATTGGATGGTTCGGACTGTATAACATAGAAATCTACACAAAGGGTCTAAATCATGCTGTAAATGGATTTCAATATTCCATTATAGCATTTCCTAGCATTTTCTTGTTAAAAGTTGGCCTATAATGTCACGGGTAAATTCCCACCATGAAAGAATGAGAGAAAGGAGACAAGTATACGTATACAAGCTATTGTACTGCATATACACACAACCAATGTACTACCAAAAACAACTGCTGACCTAACAAAACTGTTGCCAAGACCTTGAGGGCGGTTCGATGCTCACGTTGGTGACTTCGCCAGAAGAAGGGTATGCCACCACCCACATGCAACATTTTCAGGAACGCAACCCTCGATTGGAACTTGAGAAGGAATGTTCCGGTCAATAACGTCACCCAAGCCAAGCTGTTTCATAAACGCAGagtatcataattttatttacgaGTCAATAGAAAATATCCGGACACCACTTCAGGAAACAGAATTatgcaaattcaaaattaaaattttatgaattactGTGGTAGTATCAGAGCAATTGCTCTAAAAATACCATGTAGATTTCATATTGTTCTttctaaaacaagaaaaagaagaatcagTGTCATATGATGTCCATATGCGTCAAATTGGAAAACAAGTCAGCGTGAGTATGATACCTGCCCGTACTTGTTCCAACCCCAGCAGAACACTTTTCCATCCTCTTCAACAGAAAAAAGAGCAAGTCAATGGGTGAACTAACAAAAGTCTGTTTATTCAGAATTCATATGAAACCAAAACTCTAACTTTATCTAGGCACCAaattcatatacaaataaatgttGGCGCCTACAGTATCACTTGGGCAAGAAGCAATTTCAGTGATTAAGCATCTGCTGAAACCAAAAAACAAGTATATTTACCAGCCATTTGAAGCTGGTACACTATCATCCTACCAACTAAAGTAATGCTGTAACATTCACTAAtccatcaataattttttagccTCCCCCTCACCTAGTTGAATCTTTTAACTGGTTATAGTTGTAAACAACTTTTCTCATCTGCCTTCACAAGGGAAAACAATCAAGTCTGTATTACACACTGAAGTTCCTGATTGACAATTAACATTATGATTAAATGATGGACAAGATTCAATTTTTATGGTTGTCCCGTTTTAATTAATTCACCATTTTAAGTTGACTAACAATTATTCATTGAACTAAGTTACTTAAAACTCATTCCACTCTGTGTCACTGTGCACCCCCAGAAATTAGGTCatcaaattgacaaaaatatgatATAGTTATGCTATACAGTTTACTGCAAAATGCTTTATCACCGTACCAGTAATCACAGCACTGTGACGAGCCCCACAAGAGACAAGCTTAGCATGGACATTTTCCAGACTCGTAGCATCCAACAGCCTGGGGATAGTCTGATTTAGAAATTCAGCAAACAATGAAGTTAATTGCACAAATACTCCTgcagaaaatattttttctcaataCAATAAAGTTGTGAGGGAGCCTAGGGAGATTGCTTATTATGGTTTGAAGACCAAGAAGTACAATATAAAGTAAGAAGATTGGCCTTCGGTTATTTTAGCCATCAAATTCAAATGATCTAAGTGATATTAAATCCATTTATTTTGACAGTACCAACAAAACTCATTGACTTGTGAAAGGTTGATATGAATTCTCATTGGCTTTATCATATTTGGCATAAAAAAGGAAATCATTGGAAtgcataagaaaagaaaaagtgcATACTTCTGCTTGATCACCACCAGTTCCCAACTGTCCAAACTGATTTCCACCAAATGCATACACATCTCCATCAACGGAGATGCAAACAGTGTGCCATAGTCCAGCCGCAACTCCTTCAATCTGGATGCCCAGAAGTGAAGATACACAAACTGGGCTTAACTCATCATCTGTGCTTCCTTGCCCACACttgataaaaacatatatatacaaagatGAGAATTCATTTACTAATGATAGTAGAATCAACAACAACGTTTTTTATAGGAGAATACGAGAGAGATAACAGTTTAAAAGGAATAGAGCAAATCATCCTTTGTTAGAGTGAACTTCATCTTGAACATCTACTTTGCTTTTTTCTCCACCATATTCTACTTTACCTACATGTGGATTCTGAAGAACAGTTAATAGTTGGGAAACTACAGGCAGCCTCATGGATGAAAACAagcttaaaattttaactattccATGAAGTAGTACATGTGTCTAaagtaacatattttttaactttaaaagcaTCTATAATGctgaattatataataaagaaatCTTAAGTGCATAAACATGAAATTAGGGTCCGACTAATGAGTAGAGAGATGTGCTTCAAAAAGCTAAAGTAGCTACTTTTGGTTGCTAATGAATTGACCAGAAACAAGTAATTGATGACTTCATAGGGAAAACTAGTAGCCAAAACCATTAAATACCCTTCAGTAAGCCTTAAGATACAACGTAAGAACAAGAACTTACTAAGCTTTCCATGCTAGAAATGGAGTTTCAAGAACAATTCCTAAGAAGGCATCTACAAGGAATAATAACTTTTATTGAGACTCCAAAATCGAAAGATATATTTATGAGAAggagataataattaaaaaaaaaccacagGTGCTTCAGTGTTTGTCAGTGAAAGAACTAAGAACAGCCTCCTTGAACTCTTGTAATTTTTGGATCAGACCTAAAGCTAAGAATCAGTCCGCCACACAACTTCTCCAAATATTATTAGTGCAACCTTGCCAAAAGCTAAATGAAgacaaacaagaaaattaactttGGTTTGCCTTTTgtgtattaattttaacagaacATTGTGACATAAAAGTAatacatttttcattatttcagCCACCgtaatatcattaaaaataaaagtaaattggCATCAACAATGTGATCAGACTACATCTCCATCATGCAGAGGTCCATTCATAACTAGGTAAAATTCTgaacttgaaaagaaaatatacaaaaattatttacagAATAGAGTAAAAGAGACATAGATGCACAAAAAGTTACCAGGTCATACAACTCACCTGTCCATAGAGTCCCCAACCAAAAGTTAGCAGTGCTCCAGCATCTGATAGGGCCAAAAAATAGTTAAGGAATAACTATATAAGTACACGTAAAAGTGAAGCATATGAAGTGGATCAATTGAAAAAAGCCATACACGAATCTATTTCCTTTAGAAATAATCCTAAATTAGACGTgcttaaatttaaagttaaaattaatatcttaTTCAGCACAAATGCCCAGTTTTTAACATCTAAAGTTGCAAATCTAAGTATAATCAATAAAATCCTCACAGAATCAACTTAGCTTATGCTTTAAATGGTTGAATGTACACCTTGCAGCGTAAACCAATTATATTAGACACATACCTGTGATTACTGCACTATGCCGCCCTCCACAAGCAATTGCCTTCACATAATTTCCAGGAACTCTAAAACCTGGTCCATCAGAACTCATGCTTCCCCGAGAAAAGGCAGCAGATCTATCTTTCATGTAAGAGGAGGACTCAATGCATGGTATAGGATGAGGAGAGGAGACCATACGTATCCGGGAACCCAAACCAAGCTGCCCCTCACCTCCATAGCCCCAACCCCACACCCGTCCAATATCTGAAactttggaaaattaaaatacatcaaGTATCTTGCCTTAACAAAGAAAATACATCCCAGTTGCTTCAGATATCACTGCCTATCAAATTCCATTTTATGGCCACAGTGCAGAAGCAACCACTCACTAATCAGGCACAGGACTAATCCATGACATAGAGGAGTTACCTGACAGTGCCAGAGTATGCCGTCCACCAGCAGCTACAGTGGCAATCCTGACTCCTGGGTTCAGCGTTACCAGACATGGAAAAGCTGAAAGATTTTCATCACCAGATGATGAGCTTTCAGCAGTGTGTTTTGCCGATGATATTCTCCTTCGTTTGGAACTTTCCTCTCCACTTCCCCTACTATCAGTACCAGACAAGGTTCCACCACTGGATCTTGAACCTTGAGAGTGTGGACTCacttcaacaaaataataattcatcacATTAGTCTACAATAAGTAAAAGTAA harbors:
- the LOC123193692 gene encoding ultraviolet-B receptor UVR8-like isoform X2 — protein: MNGEGEQERVDRMAVEKEKLVFMWGYLPGALPQRSPILSPVIVLLPAVVGSTWKDVCGGGCGFAMAISDSGKLVTWGSTDDLGQSYVTSGKHGETPEPFPLPTEASIVKAASGWAHCASVTENGEVFTWGWKECVPSGKVFGDPSTVASLEKDALERQSSFLIEQVSPHSQGSRSSGGTLSGTDSRGSGEESSKRRRISSAKHTAESSSSGDENLSAFPCLVTLNPGVRIATVAAGGRHTLALSDIGRVWGWGYGGEGQLGLGSRIRMVSSPHPIPCIESSSYMKDRSAAFSRGSMSSDGPGFRVPGNYVKAIACGGRHSAVITDAGALLTFGWGLYGQCGQGSTDDELSPVCVSSLLGIQIEGVAAGLWHTVCISVDGDVYAFGGNQFGQLGTGGDQAETIPRLLDATSLENVHAKLVSCGARHSAVITEDGKVFCWGWNKYGQLGLGDVIDRNIPSQVPIEGCVPENVACGWWHTLLLAKSPT
- the LOC123193692 gene encoding ultraviolet-B receptor UVR8-like isoform X1; translation: MNGEGEQERVDRMAVEKEKLVFMWGYLPGALPQRSPILSPVIVLLPAVVGSTWKDVCGGGCGFAMAISDSGKLVTWGSTDDLGQSYVTSGKHGETPEPFPLPTEASIVKAASGWAHCASVTENGEVFTWGWKECVPSGKVFGDPSTVASLEKDALERQSSFLIEQVSPHSQGSRSSGGTLSGTDSRGSGEESSKRRRISSAKHTAESSSSGDENLSAFPCLVTLNPGVRIATVAAGGRHTLALSVSDIGRVWGWGYGGEGQLGLGSRIRMVSSPHPIPCIESSSYMKDRSAAFSRGSMSSDGPGFRVPGNYVKAIACGGRHSAVITDAGALLTFGWGLYGQCGQGSTDDELSPVCVSSLLGIQIEGVAAGLWHTVCISVDGDVYAFGGNQFGQLGTGGDQAETIPRLLDATSLENVHAKLVSCGARHSAVITEDGKVFCWGWNKYGQLGLGDVIDRNIPSQVPIEGCVPENVACGWWHTLLLAKSPT